One window of the Anopheles cruzii chromosome 2, idAnoCruzAS_RS32_06, whole genome shotgun sequence genome contains the following:
- the LOC128269362 gene encoding neuronal membrane glycoprotein M6-a isoform X1, with protein MASRNRTPPGQIRDDFLLETNFDEDGALTRAYNTLPQQQQQQQQNGLQRRSIAYRSNLSVDRYSDTTLHGKPPRKGGCCKSCITRIPYATLIATVMCLIGVGVFCGTMFRGTSLAIVMLDQVFHLRLPWIEAVQMIFVVIGASMAALGLMILFVGFLATGATRHKVYRAWGSRVGGRISCAVFMGISYVLNIVWILILCFLSIVTFVFTVFWNMCANNNVQTHRDCIDLTQFYFMFPDGVKQEDMKICDPGKVKAFCKDGVEKCEIMFILATVSCLLIILSFVHYLMCLAANYAHIRDHEKFQELQEMQNLTEMEYSAASKDRF; from the exons ATGGCCTCGCGCAATCGGACGCCGCCCGGTCAAATACGGGACGATTTTTTGCTCGAAACAAACTTTGACGAAGACGGTGCCCTCACGCGAGCCTACAACACGcttccacagcagcagcaacagcagcaacagaacgGTTTGCAGCGAAGAAGCATCGCTTATCGGTCCAACTTATCGGTGGATCGATACTCGGACACCACATTACACGGAAAGCCACCACGCAAAG GTGGTTGCTGTAAGTCATGCATTACAAGGATACCGTACGCGACACTGATCGCTACGGTTATGTGCCTTATCGGTGTCGGCGTGTTCTGCGGCACAATGTTCCGTGGCACCTCGCTGGCCATCGTAATGCTCGATCAGGTGTTCCACCTGCGGCTGCCCTGGATCGAGGCGGTACAGATGATCTTCGTCGTTATCGGTGCCTCGATGGCGGCCCTTGGGCTAATGATACTGTTCGTTGGCTTCCTGGCGACCGGCGCCACCCGCCATAAGGTGTACCGGGCGTGGGGCTCCCGAGTCGGCGGCCGCATCTCGTGTGCGGTCTTCATGGGCATCTCCTACGTACTGAACATCGTTTGGATATTGATCCTGTGCTTTCTCTCCATCGTCACGTTCGTGTTTACGGTGTTCTGGAACATGTGCGCCAATAACAACGTACAGACGCACCGTGATTGCATCGATCTGACACAGTTCT ACTTCATGTTCCCGGACGGCGTAAAGCAGGAAGATATGAAGATTTGCGATCCGGGCAAGGTGAAAGCGTTCTGCAAGGACGGAGTCGAGAAGTGCGAGATCATGTTCATACTGGCGACCGTCTCCTGTTTGCTGATCATACTCAGCTTCGTGCACTATCTGATGTGCCTGGCCGCAAACTATGCCCACATTCGCGATCACGAAAAGTTCCAGGAGCTGCAGGAAATGCAAAATCTTACCGAGATGGAGTATAGTGCCGCGTCAAAGGACCGGTTCTAG
- the LOC128267953 gene encoding uncharacterized protein LOC128267953, with protein MQTQEFDSLAKEIVGNIVINRYLGKEARVCTKLRSSSSPADDNDLPATLLALAKEEQNWPLQSTSSDPVDRPSEEDIDDFFCTIRARPSTFRSQRQGSLKRNAASLHQSVRVLTEHNPAAIANVSTSSSCSDVSSVGSKSVSSKLSSPVDVEALVVRFRQAISTLEQIDNAPFEEIDLTEVHHFYRQEWSTVVKTFRKVDNLLMQFQQQVEAERDPSYQPIIKKELIDSMERLQSKLHDVCYIRSVENLPHLKTTVSKEVFALSECLDVIDETIRQKHL; from the exons ATGCAAACGCAAGAGTTCGATTCACTGGCGAAGGAAATAGTTGGTAATATAGTCATCAACCGGTACCTCGGTAAAGAGGCCAGAGTTTGCACGAAACTCcgctccagcagcagtcctGCCGATGACAACGATCTTCCCGCTACACTCCTGGCGTTGGCGAAGGAGGAACAAAACTGGCCGCTGCAATCTACGTCCTCTGATCCGGTGGATCGACCAAGTGAAGAAGACATAGACGATTTTTTCTGTACCATACGAGCGCGTCCATCAACGTTTCGATCTCAACGGCAGGGTTCGCTGAAAAGAAATGCCGCGTCGCTACACCAGAGCGTCCGCGTCCTGACCGAACACAATCCGGCGGCGATCGCAAATGTGTCCACCAGCTCTAGTTGTTCGGATGTTTCCTCTGTCGGTAGCAAATCAGTATCCAGTAAGCTTAGCTCTCCGGTTGACGTCGAAGCGCTGGTTGTCCGGTTCCGGCAAGCGATTTCTACTTTGGAGCAGATCGACAATGCACCGTTCGAGGAGATCGACTTAACGGAAGTGCACCATTTCTATCGCCAGGAGTGGTCCACCGTGGTGAAAACATTCCGAAAAGTTGATAATTTGCTGATGCAGTTTCAGCAACAGGTGGAAGCTGAACGTGATCCCAGCTACCAACCGATCATCAAAAAGGAACTGATCGACAGTATGGAACGATTGCAATCG AAACTTCACGACGTGTGTTACATAAGGAGCGTGGAGAACCTGCCCCATTTGAAGACCACTGTGAGCAAGGAGGTATTCGCCCTGTCCGAGTGTCTTGATGTGATCGACGAAACGATAAGGCAAAAGCACTTGTAG
- the LOC128269362 gene encoding neuronal membrane glycoprotein M6-a isoform X2 — MGGCCKSCITRIPYATLIATVMCLIGVGVFCGTMFRGTSLAIVMLDQVFHLRLPWIEAVQMIFVVIGASMAALGLMILFVGFLATGATRHKVYRAWGSRVGGRISCAVFMGISYVLNIVWILILCFLSIVTFVFTVFWNMCANNNVQTHRDCIDLTQFYFMFPDGVKQEDMKICDPGKVKAFCKDGVEKCEIMFILATVSCLLIILSFVHYLMCLAANYAHIRDHEKFQELQEMQNLTEMEYSAASKDRF; from the exons ATGG GTGGTTGCTGTAAGTCATGCATTACAAGGATACCGTACGCGACACTGATCGCTACGGTTATGTGCCTTATCGGTGTCGGCGTGTTCTGCGGCACAATGTTCCGTGGCACCTCGCTGGCCATCGTAATGCTCGATCAGGTGTTCCACCTGCGGCTGCCCTGGATCGAGGCGGTACAGATGATCTTCGTCGTTATCGGTGCCTCGATGGCGGCCCTTGGGCTAATGATACTGTTCGTTGGCTTCCTGGCGACCGGCGCCACCCGCCATAAGGTGTACCGGGCGTGGGGCTCCCGAGTCGGCGGCCGCATCTCGTGTGCGGTCTTCATGGGCATCTCCTACGTACTGAACATCGTTTGGATATTGATCCTGTGCTTTCTCTCCATCGTCACGTTCGTGTTTACGGTGTTCTGGAACATGTGCGCCAATAACAACGTACAGACGCACCGTGATTGCATCGATCTGACACAGTTCT ACTTCATGTTCCCGGACGGCGTAAAGCAGGAAGATATGAAGATTTGCGATCCGGGCAAGGTGAAAGCGTTCTGCAAGGACGGAGTCGAGAAGTGCGAGATCATGTTCATACTGGCGACCGTCTCCTGTTTGCTGATCATACTCAGCTTCGTGCACTATCTGATGTGCCTGGCCGCAAACTATGCCCACATTCGCGATCACGAAAAGTTCCAGGAGCTGCAGGAAATGCAAAATCTTACCGAGATGGAGTATAGTGCCGCGTCAAAGGACCGGTTCTAG
- the LOC128278622 gene encoding uncharacterized protein LOC128278622 → MVLCDSDLDSAGILQKWSKLRRRCASFKSVSGPASLDSDTNFILAEHPGHYQIISTATGSPIQQPRSAAAAQHHHQPSVKLLHHHHHHHHQPQHHLLHQAQQRQHYLAHQHHHRVHHQQHQLHHHPLVDYPLPGSHHHHQHHPLLESTAGRGGYDQKNWELRHSSSGGSSASASSGSTAAAATTDEYWQHPLHHPQHHHHQFVEPSDVKLWRLGAHQTYAHRIHPAQQRRSAHSIDWEYNVQRYENMCDKLAQVAPAVPLAPPVTAARIFRTEKLQYYDELADTAGRQKGDGGAGGDAGAAIKVAKEIKLPSLKTFKSASMRLPGQKSSIHEVQQLLRSKFNRIHAGLRKRRALSVQEVFQVPPVTPVPPQPGADVTPSSKPTFYVPSPLVTERSPHGAFTPRSRRYNEDDEDEGDDPADGVSRYELLDGGMAGDELLPGEDDGPVSLPYISESATMLPPEPEVPTPPTTATPKVHLRSAEHSPSPRKERTKTWYRSIDFNGALQKLDLQRHSLDIAGKGTPKKMAGPVDQRTSSPSPSVTSKTQEKPQFSIGGRVSLRERVENMNLSRLRPSKPSAPTNDGAGSPTPVATAKKTVKKLTDIRKIRPRSHSPLKNIKINLSPVKKGPPTPATLPPAGGGEPSAKASKRESTAGGGLFGRLNRMMHQHGLGNSDKVAQVRKPNGKATPPASGGGGPKTGTDGTCGGGPTTDKAANGHQLSAVGGNVSKQSTIQKLTQLSSCSRREQQQQLQQLQQSKAETHDELRDRKSKQISEAPTSINFALRGGPLKASNGNGIISFANGRAHGTPTEEDDEDEEDSIEESKFCTLPRHGPNAFTIRQARFSKGNGAKALGFSIVGGKDSPKGSMGIYVKTIYPNGQAAEKGTLHAGDEILSVNGKAFQGLSHQEAINVFKGIKTGDVVILIGRRNNRRKLETPSPTDSGTGTATSSTGSPTNTITCNDD, encoded by the exons ACTCCGCCGGTATCTTGCAGAAGTGGAGCAAGCTGCGCCGTCGCTGCGCCTCGTTCAAATCAGTCTCCGGTCCGGCATCGCTCGACTCGGACACCAACTTCATCTTGGCCGAGCACCCGGGCCACTACCAGATCATcagcacggccaccggctcGCCGATCCAGCAGCCgcgatccgccgccgccgctcagcaccaccaccagccgtcAGTGAagctgctgcaccaccaccaccaccatcatcatcaaccgcaGCATCATCTGCTGCATCAGGCGCAGCAACGTCAGCACTATCTGgcccatcagcatcatcaccgagtgcatcatcagcaacaccAGCTTCACCACCATCCACTGGTGGACTATCCGCTTCCTGGgagccaccatcaccaccaacaccatccgCTGCTGGAGtctacggccggccggggaggGTACGACCAGAAAAACTGGGAACTGCGCCACTCGAGCTCGGGCGGCTCGTCCGCTAGCGCTTCGTCCGGTTCGACGGCGGCAGCCGCTACTACCGACGAGTACTGGCAGCACCCGCTCCATcacccgcagcaccaccaccaccagttcGTGGAGCCGAGCGATGTGAAGTTGTGGCGTCTCGGAGCCCACCAGACGTACGCCCATCGGATACATCCGGCGCAGCAGCGACGCAGTGCCCACAGCATCGACTGGGAGTACAACGTGCAGCGGTACGAGAACATGTGTGACAAGTTGGCCCAGGTGGCGCCGGCGGTTCCGCTGGCACCGCCGGTAACGGCGGCCCGGATCTTCCGCACCGAGAAGCTCCAGTACTACGACGAACTGGCCGACACCGCGGGCCGGCAGAAAGGCGACggaggtgctggtggtgacgCTGGTGCTGCGATCAAGGTGGCCAAAGAGATCAAACTACCCAGTCTGAAGACGTTCAAGTCGGCCTCGATGCGGCTGCCAGGCCAGAAGTCCTCGATCCACGAGGTCCAGCAACTACTCCGGAGCAAGTTTAACCGGATCCACGCCGGTCTGCGCAAACGGCGTGCCCTGTCGGTCCAAGAAGTGTTTCAGGTGCCGCCGGTTACGCCAGTACCGCCACAACCCGGAGCGGACGTAACTCCGAGCAGCAAACCGACGTTCTACGTCCCATCGCCACTGGTCACCGAGCGGAGTCCTCATGGAGCGTTTACGCCACGAAGCCGTCGCTacaacgaagacgacgaagatgaaGGTGATGATCCGGCGGATGGAGTTTCTCGGTATGAACTGCTGGATGGCGGGATGGCCGGCGATGAGCTACTGCCGGGTGAGGACGATGGTCCGGTCAGCTTGCCGTACATCAGCGAGAGCGCCACAATGTTGCCCCCCGAGCCCGAGGTGCCGACCCCGCCGACCACTGCAACCCCGAAGGTGCACCTGCGTTCAGCCGAGCACAGTCCCAGTCCGCGGAAGGAACGCACCAAAACCTGGTACCGCAGTATCGACTTTAACGGGGCGCTCCAGAAGCTGGACCTGCAGCGCCACTCGCTCGATATCGCCGGTAAAGGCACACCAAAGAAGATGGCGGGACCAGTGGACCAGAGGACCAGCTCACCGAGCCCGTCCGTGACATCCAAGACTCAGGAAAAGCCCCAGTTCTCGATCGGGGGGCGCGTCAGTTTGCGGGAGCGCGTCGAAAACATGAACCTCAGCCGGTTGCGACCCTCGAAGCCGAGCGCCCCGACGAACGACGGTGCCGGAAGTCCAACACCGGTGGCGACGGCCAAGAAGACAGTCAAGAAGCTAACGGACATTCGAAAGATACGGCCCCGCAGTCATTCGCCGCTCAAGAATATCAAGATTAACCTGTCGCCGGTCAAGAAGGGACCGCCGACACCGGCGACGTTACCACCGGCCGGAGGTGGCGAACCTTCGGCGAAGGCATCGAAACGCGAATCGACAGCGGGCGGTGGCCTGTTTGGGCGACTCAACCGGATGATGCACCAGCACGGCCTGGGGAACTCCGACAAAGTTGCGCAAGTCCGGAAACCGAACGGGAAAGCGACGCCACCcgcctctggtggtggtggtcccaaAACGGGCACCGATGGGACGTGCGGTGGCGGTCCAACCACTGATAAGGCGGCCAACGGGCACCAGCTCAGTGCTGTCGGTGGGAATGTTAGTAAACAGTCGACGATACAGAAGCTCACGCAGCTCAGCAGTTGCAGTCggcgggagcagcagcagcagttgcagcagttgcagcagtCCAAAGCGGAAACGCACGACGAGCTACGTGACCGGAAATCCAAACAG ATTTCTGAAGCGCCTACGAGCATCAACTTTGCGTTGCGTGGCGGCCCGCTCAAAGCCAGCAACGGTAATGGTATCATTTCCTTCGCCAACGGTCGTGCGCACGGGACCCCTACcgaagaggacgacgaggacgaggaggacagCATCGAGGAGAGCAAATTCTGTACGCTGCCACGTCACGGTCCGAATGCATTTACCATCCGGCAG GCTCGCTTTTCGAAAGGTAACGGAGCAAAAGCGCTTGGTTTTTCCATTGTCGGCGGTAAGGACTCGCCCAAGGGATCGATGGGCATCTACGTGAAGACGATCTACCCGAACGGCCAGGCCGCGGAGAAGGGCACGCTGCACGCCGGCGACGAGATACTGTCGGTGAACGGGAAAGCATTCCAGGGCCTCTCGCACCAGGAGGCGATCAATGTGTTCAAGGGCATCAAAACGGGCGACGTGGTCATACTGATCGGTCGGCGCAACAATCGGCGCAAGCTCGAAACTCCCTCACCGACCGATTCCGGCACCGGTACTGCGACATCCTCGACCGGTTCACCAACCAACACGATAACATGCAACGACGACTGA